The Nitrospira sp. genome contains a region encoding:
- the mnmA gene encoding tRNA 2-thiouridine(34) synthase MnmA, with translation MTRPTVLLGMSGGVDSSVAAALLVRQGYDVHGVTLQVWEHEDESVATSKKWQERGCCKVGIAKHVAKVLHIPHEVFDARDTFRTGVIDDFLSGYTSGTTPNPCVRCNERVKLRGLVDLATSRGFDYVATGHYARLRMNRGYSVLARAADQRKDQTYFLYRLNPRWLPQLLFPVGGLQKSDVWAEAEAMGLPADELKESQEICFVSQGDYRTFIEKEAPEAKKPGLFVDTAGQPLGQHDGIAFYTPGQRRGLGIATGERLYVQQVQAATNTVLLGPEHSLRKEECTVSDLNLFVPWLRESEITVDVKVRYATPPTPATVSPLTPSSLRIRFHEPQRALSPGQSAVFYHGDEVLGGGIIQAF, from the coding sequence ATGACTCGCCCCACCGTTCTGCTTGGGATGAGCGGCGGAGTTGATAGCTCCGTTGCTGCCGCGTTGCTCGTGCGCCAAGGCTATGATGTCCACGGCGTGACCCTCCAGGTCTGGGAACACGAAGACGAATCGGTCGCGACCTCCAAGAAGTGGCAAGAACGAGGCTGTTGCAAAGTCGGCATCGCCAAGCACGTCGCGAAAGTCCTGCACATCCCTCACGAAGTGTTTGATGCTCGCGACACATTTCGCACGGGGGTGATCGACGACTTTCTGAGCGGCTATACCAGCGGCACCACGCCCAACCCTTGCGTCCGCTGCAATGAGCGCGTCAAGCTTCGGGGGCTCGTGGACCTCGCCACATCACGGGGCTTCGACTACGTCGCGACGGGACACTATGCTCGTCTTCGGATGAACCGCGGCTATTCGGTCCTCGCTCGCGCCGCGGATCAACGCAAGGATCAAACCTACTTTCTCTACCGACTGAACCCTCGATGGCTGCCCCAACTCCTCTTCCCCGTTGGCGGGCTCCAGAAGTCAGACGTGTGGGCTGAAGCGGAAGCCATGGGCCTTCCCGCCGATGAGCTGAAGGAGAGCCAGGAAATTTGCTTCGTCTCCCAGGGAGACTACCGCACCTTCATTGAGAAGGAAGCACCCGAAGCCAAAAAACCGGGGCTCTTTGTCGATACCGCCGGCCAGCCCCTGGGGCAGCATGACGGAATTGCATTCTATACGCCCGGTCAACGCAGAGGGCTTGGCATTGCAACCGGCGAACGTCTGTATGTTCAGCAAGTTCAGGCGGCGACCAATACCGTTCTCCTCGGCCCGGAACACTCACTTCGGAAGGAGGAGTGTACGGTGAGCGACCTGAACCTCTTCGTCCCATGGCTCCGCGAAAGCGAAATCACGGTTGACGTCAAAGTACGCTACGCCACGCCCCCGACTCCCGCCACTGTTTCACCACTCACCCCATCCAGCCTCCGCATCAGGTTTCACGAACCTCAGCGAGCCCTAAGCCCGGGACAATCTGCTGTCTTCTACCACGGTGACGAAGTCCTCGGGGGTGGCATCATTCAAGCGTTCTAA
- the tatA gene encoding twin-arginine translocase TatA/TatE family subunit: protein MFGSFGWMELMLILIIVLIIFGAGKLPQLGEGLGKAIKGFKKSVHEADAIDVTPAEQSQQAQTQAPSSAQVSAQSEEKPSPASQATQTGQVKQG, encoded by the coding sequence ATGTTCGGTTCATTTGGGTGGATGGAACTGATGCTGATCTTGATCATTGTGTTGATCATTTTCGGCGCCGGCAAGCTTCCTCAATTGGGAGAAGGCCTTGGTAAAGCCATCAAAGGCTTCAAGAAGTCCGTTCATGAGGCCGATGCGATCGATGTCACGCCGGCCGAACAGTCTCAACAGGCCCAGACGCAGGCCCCCTCATCCGCTCAAGTCAGCGCCCAATCCGAAGAAAAACCATCGCCCGCATCACAAGCCACGCAAACGGGCCAGGTGAAACAAGGTTAG
- a CDS encoding twin-arginine translocase TatA/TatE family subunit, with amino-acid sequence MFGLGASEILIILVIAFLLFGPKQLPEVGRQVGKAIKSFKDTADDLRKSVEPELNLIQQEVKMVEQDFQASMKEAEEEITAADKPADDGTKSVDKSGHA; translated from the coding sequence ATGTTCGGATTGGGAGCCAGTGAGATCTTAATTATTCTGGTGATCGCGTTTCTCCTGTTCGGCCCAAAGCAGCTTCCGGAAGTCGGCAGGCAAGTCGGAAAAGCCATTAAGAGTTTCAAAGATACGGCTGACGATCTACGTAAGTCGGTGGAGCCGGAGCTGAATCTCATTCAACAGGAAGTCAAGATGGTCGAGCAGGACTTTCAGGCCTCCATGAAAGAAGCGGAAGAAGAAATCACTGCCGCAGACAAACCGGCAGACGACGGCACCAAGTCAGTTGACAAGTCGGGACACGCCTGA
- a CDS encoding alginate export family protein, with protein MQTLSEIEGQNVWLRFVRVFAGTLVALGFIVFHSSAYAAFQLPEGEKITNPIVIGRGIPQKEAYEPFDPKIGRNFDLRNLWIRADLRVRPEYRNNVCFGGGIGGAGQCNAPGLLPNNLPGKANDQYVQQMTRLGIGYDLSPDVNFYMEFIDSRSWGGNGTPVGAGGAGNNGDPLIHTCGSTPSQGGRPVCTLGIRAGYMLIRNFAGVQGLGIKAGRQYVVFGDQSLFGHFDWANTGFSFDGIMLQYATNIFDTHLGWFRTAETDLLQGAPLGSGNPNIGGTGQARNAAGDADVFIFYNQIKTVPGFLIEPFYVYYKSNLGGGDISSQGLGTPKHGNQTRHVVGNRVAMKKGYFDFSSEFVYQFGQMGDTAASASSLCGDPGGEGKCLHINAWATRNWIGYTAFNLPGKPRIAFNFDYASGDGRANCTLNAAYGECKTANTFENFFPTNHIHMGYMDVQGWKNMMSFSGNVQAKLSVNDHVEVWYTNMHLANARDNWYRASQGVYVFSRPDNTKTYIGDEIDVVWTHFFMNGMVAFQTGYGHLFPGPYISHNLGRRAVGQDWAYAQLWINF; from the coding sequence ATGCAGACTCTCTCTGAAATCGAGGGACAGAACGTGTGGCTCAGGTTCGTCAGGGTTTTCGCAGGCACTCTCGTTGCACTGGGCTTCATCGTGTTCCACTCGTCGGCTTACGCTGCCTTCCAATTGCCGGAAGGAGAAAAGATCACCAATCCGATCGTGATCGGACGCGGCATTCCCCAAAAGGAAGCCTACGAGCCGTTTGACCCCAAGATCGGTAGAAATTTCGACCTCCGAAACCTCTGGATCCGCGCTGATCTGCGCGTGCGGCCTGAATACCGCAACAACGTCTGTTTCGGAGGGGGGATCGGTGGTGCCGGACAATGTAACGCCCCCGGTCTTCTCCCCAATAACCTTCCAGGCAAAGCCAACGATCAATACGTCCAGCAGATGACCCGGTTGGGCATCGGATACGATCTGTCACCCGACGTCAATTTCTACATGGAGTTCATCGATTCCCGTTCTTGGGGTGGTAACGGCACTCCCGTCGGTGCCGGAGGCGCTGGGAACAATGGAGACCCTTTGATCCATACATGTGGATCTACGCCCAGCCAAGGTGGAAGGCCGGTCTGTACGCTCGGCATCCGGGCCGGTTATATGCTGATCCGCAACTTTGCCGGCGTGCAGGGTCTGGGCATCAAAGCCGGTCGGCAGTATGTGGTCTTCGGCGATCAGAGCCTGTTCGGCCACTTTGACTGGGCCAACACAGGTTTTTCGTTCGACGGAATCATGTTGCAGTATGCGACCAACATCTTCGATACCCATCTCGGCTGGTTTCGCACTGCAGAAACGGATCTCTTGCAAGGGGCGCCTCTGGGCAGTGGCAACCCCAACATCGGCGGTACCGGTCAGGCCAGAAATGCCGCCGGCGATGCCGACGTGTTCATCTTTTACAATCAGATCAAAACGGTCCCGGGATTTCTGATCGAACCGTTCTATGTCTATTACAAAAGTAACCTTGGCGGAGGAGACATTTCGTCGCAGGGACTCGGCACCCCAAAGCATGGAAACCAGACCCGTCATGTGGTCGGTAACCGTGTCGCCATGAAGAAAGGCTATTTCGATTTCTCCAGCGAATTCGTCTATCAGTTCGGCCAGATGGGCGACACTGCTGCCAGCGCCAGCAGCTTGTGTGGAGATCCCGGAGGTGAAGGCAAATGTCTCCACATCAATGCATGGGCCACCAGAAACTGGATCGGGTACACCGCATTCAACCTGCCCGGCAAACCTCGGATTGCCTTCAATTTTGATTATGCCTCGGGAGACGGCCGTGCGAATTGCACGTTAAACGCCGCCTATGGGGAATGTAAAACCGCCAATACGTTTGAGAACTTTTTCCCGACGAATCACATTCACATGGGATACATGGACGTACAGGGATGGAAGAACATGATGAGCTTCTCCGGCAACGTCCAAGCGAAGCTCAGCGTCAATGATCACGTCGAGGTCTGGTACACGAACATGCACCTGGCCAACGCCCGGGACAATTGGTATCGGGCGAGCCAGGGCGTCTATGTCTTCTCACGGCCGGACAACACCAAGACCTATATCGGGGACGAAATCGATGTTGTCTGGACCCATTTCTTCATGAACGGCATGGTCGCCTTTCAAACCGGCTATGGTCATCTATTTCCCGGTCCGTATATTTCACACAACCTGGGACGCCGTGCAGTCGGCCAGGATTGGGCTTATGCCCAGCTCTGGATCAACTTCTAG
- the thrH gene encoding bifunctional phosphoserine phosphatase/homoserine phosphotransferase ThrH translates to MQKPVVVCLDLEGVLVPEIWINVALKTGIDDLKITTREMPDYDTLMRQRLEILDRHALRIGDIQAVIAKMGPLDGATDFLTWLRERCQVIILSDTFYQFAEPLMRQLGFPTLFCNQLEIDGRGRIVNYHMRMQDPKKHAVAALKSLNFFTMAAGDSYNDTAMLGEAHAGCFFCPPAHLPKEFPQFPVTQTYGELQERFAKAGQFVIP, encoded by the coding sequence ATGCAGAAGCCCGTGGTGGTGTGTTTGGATCTGGAAGGAGTGCTCGTTCCGGAGATCTGGATTAATGTCGCACTGAAGACCGGCATTGATGATTTGAAGATCACAACCCGTGAGATGCCGGATTACGACACGCTCATGAGGCAGCGATTGGAGATACTCGACCGGCACGCGTTGAGAATCGGCGACATTCAAGCTGTGATTGCCAAGATGGGGCCATTAGATGGGGCGACCGATTTCCTCACGTGGTTACGGGAGCGCTGCCAGGTGATTATTTTGTCGGACACGTTCTATCAGTTCGCCGAACCCCTCATGCGACAGCTGGGCTTCCCGACTCTTTTCTGCAATCAGCTGGAGATCGATGGGAGGGGCCGCATCGTGAATTACCATATGAGAATGCAGGATCCAAAGAAGCATGCGGTCGCCGCGCTCAAATCGCTGAACTTCTTTACGATGGCGGCCGGCGACTCATACAACGACACGGCCATGCTGGGAGAAGCTCACGCCGGATGTTTCTTTTGCCCTCCTGCACATCTCCCGAAAGAATTCCCTCAGTTTCCTGTGACACAGACTTACGGCGAACTGCAGGAGCGGTTTGCGAAAGCTGGCCAGTTCGTGATCCCCTGA
- a CDS encoding YkgJ family cysteine cluster protein produces MTERFEIAINTPAGQITSAVEVPTGFVPITAIVPLIRRLGEEAQTLEVERSVESGKPPSCRKGCAACCRMLVPLSAPEALALREWVRSRPAEQQARISARFSESKLLLLSRGVWRKLSELCDAPEEPGDDALDGVNREYYALRMPCPFLEEEICTIYDERPAACRELLVTSPPEDCEDMIENPVVPVPTPIRVSTVLGLVWQELTKTPTRLIPLPVALDWAERHEHENRRTWKGAQLLDQALDKVWRFLSQSFSGGGEKAVR; encoded by the coding sequence ATGACCGAACGTTTCGAGATAGCCATAAACACGCCGGCTGGTCAGATCACCAGCGCAGTGGAGGTGCCGACCGGATTTGTTCCCATTACAGCGATTGTTCCCTTGATACGGCGTTTGGGAGAGGAGGCACAGACTCTTGAGGTCGAGCGCTCCGTGGAGTCGGGCAAGCCGCCATCCTGTCGCAAGGGGTGTGCAGCGTGCTGTCGAATGCTCGTCCCGCTCTCGGCCCCGGAGGCCTTGGCGTTGCGAGAGTGGGTTCGGTCGCGCCCCGCTGAGCAGCAGGCGCGCATTTCGGCGCGGTTTTCGGAATCGAAGCTTCTGCTGCTGTCCCGCGGGGTATGGCGAAAGCTCTCGGAGTTGTGCGATGCCCCCGAGGAGCCGGGCGATGATGCCTTGGATGGTGTGAATCGCGAGTACTATGCACTGCGGATGCCATGTCCGTTCCTGGAGGAAGAGATATGTACGATTTACGACGAACGTCCCGCTGCGTGCCGTGAGCTGTTGGTGACGTCCCCACCCGAAGACTGCGAAGACATGATCGAAAATCCGGTTGTGCCGGTACCGACACCGATACGGGTCAGCACGGTGTTGGGGCTAGTGTGGCAAGAATTGACGAAGACTCCGACGAGACTGATTCCGCTCCCGGTGGCGCTCGATTGGGCAGAACGTCACGAACATGAGAATCGGCGGACATGGAAGGGGGCACAGTTACTGGATCAGGCTTTGGACAAGGTCTGGCGCTTCTTGAGCCAGTCGTTTTCAGGCGGCGGAGAAAAGGCCGTCAGGTGA
- a CDS encoding PQQ-dependent sugar dehydrogenase, whose translation MDSWIIRWFLTLILVPTGSLHADDALAPPAKPSDGRHVVALAPLITQGLEQPVYLTHAGDGSTRLFVIEQPGRIRVLEANALRSSPFLDVTERVLSGGERGLLGLAFHPDYRRNGRFFVNYTRKPDGATIVAEYHRGAAETSASHEERILLTVLQPYPNHNGGMVAFGPDGYLYVGLGDGGSKGDPENRAQNPNDLLGKILRIDVDRGDTYGIPTDNPFAKTGGRPEIYAVGLRNPWRFSFDSTTRHLWVADVGQYNWEEIDLVTLGGNYGWRVMEGTHCFHPSADCSTVTLSLPILEYSHQNGRCSIIGGYVYRGRLLTDLTGAYVYGDFCSGEIFALHAPARNQALNEPRPILKTSLQISSFGIDAAGELYVLDHKGGVYRLSLP comes from the coding sequence ATGGATTCCTGGATCATCCGGTGGTTCCTGACACTCATCCTGGTCCCAACCGGCAGTCTGCATGCGGACGACGCGTTGGCTCCCCCTGCCAAGCCTTCTGACGGGCGCCATGTGGTCGCACTCGCTCCGCTCATCACACAGGGTCTCGAGCAACCGGTGTATCTCACCCATGCCGGTGATGGGTCTACGCGACTCTTTGTGATCGAACAACCCGGTCGCATCCGTGTGCTGGAGGCGAACGCGTTGCGTTCCAGCCCCTTTCTGGACGTCACCGAGCGGGTACTTTCCGGCGGGGAGCGCGGCCTTCTAGGACTTGCGTTTCATCCTGACTATCGCCGGAACGGGCGTTTCTTCGTCAATTACACGAGAAAGCCGGATGGCGCGACGATCGTGGCTGAGTACCACCGGGGAGCAGCGGAGACGTCGGCCTCTCACGAAGAACGGATTCTCCTGACCGTGCTGCAACCCTATCCCAATCACAATGGCGGTATGGTGGCCTTCGGACCCGACGGCTACTTGTATGTCGGCCTCGGTGACGGCGGTTCAAAAGGCGACCCGGAAAACCGCGCTCAGAATCCCAATGACCTCCTTGGAAAGATTCTCCGGATCGATGTGGACCGCGGCGATACCTATGGGATTCCGACCGACAACCCTTTCGCGAAAACTGGTGGCCGACCGGAGATTTATGCAGTCGGATTACGAAACCCGTGGCGGTTTTCTTTTGACAGCACAACCAGGCACCTTTGGGTAGCCGACGTCGGGCAATACAACTGGGAGGAGATCGACCTGGTTACCCTCGGCGGAAACTACGGCTGGCGAGTCATGGAAGGAACCCATTGTTTTCATCCTTCCGCCGATTGTTCAACGGTCACCCTGAGCTTGCCTATTCTCGAATACTCGCATCAAAATGGGCGCTGTTCCATTATCGGTGGGTATGTCTACCGCGGACGACTCCTTACGGACCTGACGGGGGCCTACGTGTACGGCGATTTCTGTAGCGGGGAAATCTTTGCCTTGCACGCCCCTGCTAGAAATCAGGCACTCAACGAGCCGCGACCGATACTCAAGACTTCGCTACAGATTTCATCGTTTGGGATCGATGCGGCCGGCGAGCTCTATGTCCTCGATCATAAGGGAGGAGTCTACCGTCTCTCGCTTCCGTAA
- a CDS encoding EVE domain-containing protein: protein MRPAQYWLMKSEPSSFSIDDLMRAPDQTTCWDGVRNYQARNFMRSMAVGDHVLFYHSNADPPAVVGVAKVVKTAYPDQTQFDKKDTHYDPDSNPFQPRWDMVDIRYVRTFPRPVTLDELRKDRKLKGMVLLQKGSRLSVQPVTPIEWKHIMGLVED from the coding sequence ATGCGTCCCGCACAGTATTGGCTGATGAAGTCAGAACCCTCCTCATTTTCGATTGACGACTTGATGCGCGCTCCCGATCAGACGACCTGTTGGGATGGAGTCCGCAACTATCAAGCGCGTAATTTCATGCGCAGCATGGCTGTAGGCGATCACGTTCTGTTCTACCATAGCAACGCTGATCCACCCGCAGTCGTTGGCGTCGCCAAGGTCGTCAAGACCGCTTATCCTGATCAAACGCAATTCGACAAGAAGGACACGCACTACGATCCGGACAGCAATCCCTTCCAGCCTCGATGGGACATGGTCGATATCAGGTATGTCAGAACATTTCCACGGCCCGTGACGCTGGATGAATTGCGGAAGGATCGCAAGCTCAAAGGAATGGTGTTGCTGCAGAAGGGTTCACGGCTCTCCGTTCAGCCGGTCACCCCGATCGAGTGGAAACACATCATGGGCCTGGTAGAAGACTGA
- a CDS encoding ImmA/IrrE family metallo-endopeptidase, with the protein MATMLRERKKMLRIPNQVVLPFGYRISVRQLSDAEMDKRDANADGIWDDDTKTIYVRKRLPVTRRRYILAHELGHAWLDWQHRYMDDGKAST; encoded by the coding sequence ATGGCGACGATGCTCAGAGAACGAAAGAAGATGTTGCGCATTCCCAATCAAGTTGTCCTTCCCTTTGGGTATCGGATTTCGGTCAGACAATTGTCGGATGCAGAAATGGACAAACGCGATGCGAATGCCGATGGTATTTGGGATGACGACACCAAGACGATCTACGTACGGAAACGACTTCCTGTCACACGCCGCCGGTACATTTTAGCGCACGAACTGGGTCACGCCTGGCTGGACTGGCAACATCGGTACATGGACGATGGAAAAGCCAGCACGTAA
- a CDS encoding stage 0 sporulation family protein, giving the protein MEPAITEESAHTYPTSVRLVGVKIRNQGEVKKLGASGVLLRSGDPVLLEVEGEVTYGIVYMEPYSTPFIPPMRAMKSILRKPDAEETALIGRLEALSREAAAYCRAKAAELHISLKLVEVYGAIHRRQLTFVYTAEDRIDFRELVRDLARRFGGRIEMRQVGVREEARRLGGIDTCGLVLCCASFLTDVKPITAKQAKKLDLPIDDPRLLGVCGRLKCCLLFEMMDAQGMIPSQTQHLITPTRSDSSSTQLSPPRSDS; this is encoded by the coding sequence ATGGAACCGGCGATCACCGAAGAGTCTGCCCACACCTATCCCACCTCGGTCCGCCTTGTTGGAGTGAAGATCAGGAATCAAGGAGAGGTCAAGAAATTGGGTGCGTCCGGTGTGCTCTTACGCAGCGGTGACCCCGTCTTACTTGAGGTTGAAGGCGAGGTCACGTATGGGATCGTCTATATGGAGCCTTACTCGACCCCATTTATCCCTCCCATGCGAGCCATGAAATCCATTTTGCGAAAGCCTGATGCTGAAGAAACGGCGTTGATCGGCAGGCTGGAGGCGCTCTCTCGAGAAGCGGCCGCCTATTGCCGAGCGAAAGCGGCCGAGCTCCATATCTCCCTCAAGCTCGTCGAAGTCTATGGGGCCATACATCGCCGGCAACTCACCTTTGTCTACACTGCGGAGGACCGAATCGATTTTCGCGAACTGGTTCGTGACCTGGCTCGCCGCTTCGGCGGCCGCATCGAAATGCGTCAAGTCGGGGTGCGCGAAGAAGCCCGGCGGCTTGGCGGCATCGATACCTGCGGGCTGGTGCTGTGTTGCGCGAGCTTTTTGACTGATGTGAAGCCCATCACGGCCAAACAGGCGAAAAAACTCGACCTACCGATCGATGACCCGCGTTTGCTGGGCGTATGTGGCCGACTGAAGTGTTGTTTGCTGTTTGAAATGATGGACGCTCAGGGGATGATTCCGTCTCAAACCCAACACCTGATTACACCGACTCGGTCCGATTCCTCATCCACACAACTCAGCCCTCCTCGCTCAGACTCGTGA
- a CDS encoding YihY family inner membrane protein, producing the protein MIRSTRILQFAKHDLWTTDLMGVSFLRRLGIQALRLGTAVGLEFRHRLLDARAAGLVYTTLLSLVPFLAVTFSVLKAFGVHHGVEPLLAQALEPLGPKSREITATIVGFVDNIQISVLGAIGIAGLFYTTYSLIDKVEQALNAIWLVKQGRTWERKFADYLSAVLVGPVLVVGAFGLLASLQSQALVQRLVELEPLGTLFVWSGELVPFAMLCAVFTFFYKVIPNTHVDLRSAAVGGVSTAVLWGIAGEAFAKFVAASANYSAIYSGFAVLILFLLWLYASWMIVLIGAQLSFFHQYPTAYLSRLLWEQGTYVFREQLALKVLRVLGHHYLKGDRPLGVAELAGELNLPLSLVEEEVERLVDRGFVARLQEPKGVSLIKAPDLILVKEVLDSVRNGSPPWVLTHLETTDPISSLLRRRDKAVEHALDGETVHSLLQEQPQSRQ; encoded by the coding sequence ATGATTCGCTCCACCCGCATCTTGCAATTTGCCAAGCACGATCTCTGGACCACAGATCTCATGGGCGTTTCATTCCTCCGTCGGTTGGGTATTCAGGCGCTTCGGCTGGGGACAGCTGTCGGACTGGAGTTCCGTCATCGCTTGCTGGATGCCCGGGCGGCCGGGCTCGTCTACACCACACTGCTCTCACTGGTGCCCTTTCTGGCCGTGACGTTCTCGGTTCTCAAGGCCTTCGGCGTCCACCATGGAGTCGAGCCCTTGCTGGCCCAGGCCTTGGAGCCGCTGGGTCCGAAGAGCCGGGAGATCACCGCCACGATCGTGGGCTTCGTGGATAATATCCAAATTAGTGTGTTGGGAGCGATCGGGATTGCCGGGCTCTTTTACACAACCTATTCGCTGATCGACAAGGTCGAACAGGCCTTGAACGCGATCTGGCTCGTCAAGCAAGGGCGCACGTGGGAGCGGAAGTTTGCCGATTACTTGAGCGCCGTTCTTGTTGGACCGGTCCTGGTCGTCGGCGCGTTCGGCCTCCTGGCCTCACTCCAAAGCCAAGCTCTGGTCCAGCGCCTTGTGGAGTTAGAACCGCTCGGAACCCTGTTCGTCTGGAGCGGCGAACTGGTTCCCTTCGCGATGTTGTGTGCCGTGTTCACGTTCTTTTACAAGGTCATTCCCAACACGCATGTTGACTTGCGCTCAGCGGCGGTCGGCGGCGTCTCGACGGCGGTTCTCTGGGGCATCGCAGGGGAGGCCTTTGCAAAATTCGTTGCGGCCTCCGCCAATTACAGCGCGATCTATTCGGGTTTTGCGGTCCTCATTCTGTTCCTGCTGTGGCTTTATGCCAGCTGGATGATTGTACTCATCGGCGCGCAGCTCTCATTCTTCCACCAGTATCCCACGGCCTATCTTTCGCGTTTGCTGTGGGAACAGGGCACCTATGTGTTTCGGGAACAACTGGCCCTCAAGGTGTTGCGCGTTCTAGGGCATCACTATCTCAAAGGAGATCGCCCATTGGGTGTGGCCGAGTTGGCCGGCGAGTTGAATCTTCCCTTGTCTCTGGTGGAGGAAGAGGTGGAACGTCTTGTCGACAGGGGCTTTGTAGCCCGGCTCCAGGAACCGAAAGGCGTGAGCTTGATCAAGGCGCCCGATCTGATCTTGGTGAAAGAGGTTCTGGATTCGGTCCGAAACGGAAGTCCGCCGTGGGTGCTCACCCATTTGGAAACGACCGATCCGATCTCCAGCCTTTTGCGCCGTCGAGACAAGGCCGTGGAGCATGCGCTGGACGGTGAAACGGTGCACTCGCTTCTCCAGGAGCAACCACAATCCCGTCAGTAG
- a CDS encoding type II toxin-antitoxin system VapC family toxin — protein sequence MNLLLDTHIFLWFVILSPRLSKAVYHQIENTPVVYISAASLWEVVIKIQLKKLSADPDELAAKIGDSGFQELPVSVPHALALEHLPLHHRDPFDRILLAQAHVENLRLLTCDSSLKAYGPLCQIIP from the coding sequence GTGAATCTCTTATTAGATACCCATATCTTTTTGTGGTTCGTGATTCTGTCTCCAAGACTTTCGAAAGCCGTGTATCACCAGATCGAGAACACCCCCGTGGTCTATATCAGTGCTGCCTCTCTGTGGGAAGTGGTCATTAAGATCCAGCTGAAAAAGCTCTCCGCAGATCCCGACGAGCTTGCCGCCAAGATCGGTGACAGCGGTTTTCAGGAATTGCCGGTGTCAGTGCCACATGCCCTTGCTCTTGAACATTTGCCCCTTCATCATCGTGACCCCTTCGACCGAATATTGTTGGCGCAGGCTCATGTCGAAAACCTGCGCTTGCTCACCTGTGATTCGAGTTTGAAGGCGTATGGTCCATTGTGTCAGATCATCCCTTAG
- a CDS encoding type II toxin-antitoxin system Phd/YefM family antitoxin — translation MKAAARTVNIHEAKTHFSKLLAAVAKGQRITICKDGTPVAQLGPLDTTIPARRPGLLKGRVTVSEDFDAPLPPDMRVAFEGGE, via the coding sequence ATGAAAGCCGCCGCACGAACGGTGAATATTCATGAGGCCAAGACCCATTTTTCCAAACTCCTTGCCGCGGTCGCGAAGGGCCAGCGCATCACCATTTGCAAAGACGGGACGCCCGTGGCGCAGCTTGGACCGCTCGATACTACAATTCCTGCTCGCCGTCCGGGGTTGTTGAAAGGGCGAGTGACCGTCTCTGAGGATTTTGATGCGCCATTACCACCCGACATGAGGGTCGCGTTCGAGGGTGGAGAGTGA